The Stenotrophomonas sp. BIO128-Bstrain region CTGCTCGGGGCTCAGGCCGCCTGCCCGCAGCTGCCGCCGGCGGTGATGTCGGCATGGACCGTACCCGGGTGGTCGTGCCCGGTGGCATCCACCGTGACCGCCATCGGGCGCAGCCCCAGCCGTTCGAACAGGGACAGGTCGCGTTCGGTGTCCGGGTTGCCGGTGGTCAGCAGCTTTTCGCCATGGAAGATGGAGTTGGCTCCGGCCAGGAAGCACAGCGCCTGCAGCTCATCGCTCATCGCCTCGCGCCCGGCCGAGAGCCGCACCATCGAGCGAGGCATGATGATGCGCGCCACTGCGATCATCCGCACGAACTCGAACGGGTCCAGCGCGGCAGTGCCGTGCAGCGGGGTACCGGCCACCTGCACCAGGCGGTTGATCGGCACCGAATCCGGGTGGGCGGGCAGGGTGGCCAGCGCCAGCAGCAGGCCGGCGCGATGCTCGCGCGTCTCGCCCATGCCGACGATGCCGCCGCAGCAGGTCTTCAGCCCGGCATCGCGGACATGCGCCAGCGTGTCCAGACGGTCCTGGTACTGGCGCGTGTGGATGATCGAATCGTAATAATCCGGCGCGGTGTCCAGGTTGTGGTTGTAGTAATCCAGCCCGGCCTCACGCAGCGCGGTGGCCTGCTCGCCGCTGAGCATGCCCAGCGTGGCGCAGGTCTCCAGGCCGAGCGCCTTCACCTCGCGGATCATCGCCGCCACCTTGGGGATGTCGCGGTCCTTGGGCGAGCGCCACGCCGCGCCCATGCAGAACCGCGAAGCGCCGGCCGCCTTGGCCTGGCGCGCCTTGGCGACCACCTCGTCGGTGGCCATCAGCTTCTGTGCGTCCACGCCGGTGCTGTAGCGCTGCGCCTGCGGGCAGTACGCGCAGTCTTCCGGGCAGCCGCCGGTCTTGACCGAGAGCAGGGTCGAGATCTGGACGTCCGCCGGGTCGAACTGCTCGCGGTGCACGCTGGCCGCGCGATGCAGCAGGACCGGGAAGGGCAGCGCGAACAGGGCCAGTACCTCTTCGCGGTGCCAGTCGTGGCGGATGACAGAAGCCATGGGAGTGTCCTGACAGATAGTGGAACGAAAGGGCGGCAGTCTGGTGAGGCTGTCACCATCTGTCAACCATATGATCTTATCTAAAGTTTACGGTGCGCTGGGCTGGCTGGGCTGGCAGATCCTGCCGTTGCGCTGCCTGGTCTGCGATTGTCCCGGCGAGGACGGCATGGACCTGTGCCGCGCCTGCCATCGGGCGCTGCCGTGGAACGACCGTGCCTGCCGGCGTTGCGCCCTGCCGCTGGCGGTGGACGACCCCGGGGACGCCGACGGCGATCACTGCGAGCGATGTGTGGACGACTGTCCCCGCCAGGCGGCGGCCAGTGCCGCGTTCCTGTACGCGCCGCCGATCGACAGGCTGCTCATCCGGTTCAAATTCCACCAGGATCTGGCCGCGGGACGGTTGCTCTCGCAGCTCATGCTGCAGCGCGTGCCGTCGTTTCTGGCCGGGCCGCTGCAACCGATGCCACTGCACCGCCGCCGCTTGCGCCAGCGGGGTTACAACCAGGCGCTGGAACTGAGCAAGCCACTGGCACGCGGGCTGTGCTGCCCGCTCTGGAACGGGCTGCAGCGCACCCGCCAGACCGCCGCGCAATCGACGCTGGATGCGGACGCCCGGCGCAGCAACCTGCGCGATGCGTTCGCCGTGCGTGGGCATCCGCCCGCCGGGCTGACCATCGTCGATGATGTGATGACCACCGGGGCGACCACCGATGCCGCGTTGCGCGCGCTGCAGTATGCCGGCGCCGGGCCGATGCAGGTCTGGGTCTGTGCGCGGGTGCCGTGACCCCCGTTGCCGCGCCCTGCACGGCGCGGGGTCGTACCATCGGCCCGTCATCATCCCCGCAAGGACGTCACATGAACCTGCCGCCGGATTCGCGCACTTCACCCCTTCTCACTGTCATCGGCCGCAGCTGGTGGGTGCTGATGCTGTACGGCGTGGTTGCCGTGGTCTTCGGGCTGATCGCGATCACGCGGCCCCTGTCGGCCGCCACCGCGCTGGCCTGGGCGATTGGCGTGATGGCCCTCGTGGAAGGCCTGATCAGCCTGTTCGCGCTGTTCGGCCGCAGTGGCGTGCCGCGCGGCTGGCTGCTGGTCTATGCGCTGGCCTCGCTGGTGTTCGGCGTGCTGGCCGTGCTCAACCCACTGGCCACGGCCAGCGTGCTGATCCTGCTGCTGGCGGCCTGGCTGATCGTCGCCGGCCTCTACCGCATCGTGTTCGCGGTCCGGGTGCGCAAGGAAATCCAGGGCGAGTGGCTGCTGATCGTCAGCGGCGTGCTGGCCATCGTGCTCGGTGCGGTGATGGTGGCCAACCCGATGGCGGGGATTGCCGTCACCACGCTGTGGATAGGGATCGGCAGCCTGCTCTATGGCGTACTGCAGATCGTGGTGGCCTGGCGCATCCGCCGCCTGCGCTGAGCACGCGCAGCGGCGATACTCGTGCCCCCACACAAGGAGAAACCCGCATGCGCAGCTGTCTGCTGATCGCCACCATGATGCTGGGTGCCGGACTGAGCGCCTGCACCCAGGCACCTCCTGCGCCGGCGGCGAACGAGACACCGGCGGGCGTCGCACCGCTGGCGAACGCACGCATCCAGATGCGTGAGGTGGCCGAGGATGCCCGCCACCCCGGCGTCACCACGCTCAAGGACCGCGACGGCAACGTGCTGCCCCTGATCGAGCCGGCCTTCATCACCACGGCCGACATCGCCTCGGTGGCCGTGGGCAGCGACGGGACCACCGGACACGGGACGCTGATCCTGCGCTTCACGGATGCCGCGGCGCCGCGCATCCTCGCCGCGACGGAAGCGCGCGTCGCCAAGCGTGTGGCGTTTACCGTTGGCGATCAGGTCCTCAATGTCGCCGTCATCGCCGGCCCCTTCGCGCAGTCCATGCAGGTGAGCGGACTGGACAGCAACGAGGAAGCCCACCGGCTGTATACCGAGATCACCGGCAAGGCGCCCTGAGCCCCTCGCGATCCGCGGAGGCGCTCAGCGGAAATTCGCCTCGATCTGCTCCAGCGATTTGCCCTTGGTCTCCGGCAGCCAGAATGCAGCGATGAGGAAGTACAGCAGCGTACAACCGGCCCAGAAGAAGAACATGCTGGCGTAGCCGTGGTGGCCGACCGTGGGCAGGAAGATCGCGGCGATCACGGTGGAAACGAACTGGTTGATCAACAGCGCGATGCTCATGCCGTTGGAGCGGATGCGGGTGGGCATCAGCTCGGACAGCGCGAGCCACACGCACACGCCCGGGCCCACCGCGAAGAACGCCACGAACAGCAGGATGCAGCCGGCGACCAGCCAGCCGTGGGTGGGCGAGGGCACCGGGCCGATCACCGCACGTTCGATCACCAGCGGCGCGTTCGCGGCCTGCGCCGGGTCCGGGAACGGGTTGAGATGCAGCGTGCGGAAGAAGCGGCCGATCACGCTGTCGGCGGAGACCGCATCTTCGCGGCGGATCTGCAGCGTGGCGTCGATCGGGTTGTCGCTGCGCAGTGAGCGCACGTTGCTGAAGCCGCCGTAGGCGTAGGACACGGTCAGCTGCTGGGGCGCGGTGCCGGCGTTGCCGTCCAGGCGCTGCCATTGCGCGGCATCCAGTGGCAGCGACAAGGTGGTGCCGCTCACCTGCTGCTGCAGCGCGGCCTGCACATCCAGCCGCCCGCGTTCGCTCTGCACGAACAGCAGCGCCGCAGCCAGCAGCGACAGCGTGATGCCGCCACTGCCCAGCATCAGCAGGAACTTGCGGCCTTTGCGGTCCACCAGCAGCAGCGCGACCACCGTCATCACGGCATTGAGCAGCTTGATCGCCACATCGGCGCCATTGGCCACCGAGCCAGGCAGGCCGGCCTGGTTGAGGATGTTGACCGCGTAGGCCAGCACCGAATTGATGCCGGTGGCCTGGGTGAAGGCCAGCACCAGGCAGGCCAGCACGAACGGCCACACGTAGCGGCGGCTGAGCAGCGGGTCGCGCTTGCCGTTGCGGCCGGTCTGCATCTCTTCCGGGGCCTGCATGCGCTGCAGGGTCGGCTCCACCTCGTCCGCGGCGACGGTACGCTGCAGGGCACGGCGCGCCTTGTCGATGCGGCCACGGCGCACGAGCCAGCGGGGGGATTCACTGATCAGCAGCACGCCCCCGGTGAACACCAGCCCAGGCAGCAGGCAGCTCCAGAAAATGGTGCGCCAGGCGTGATCCTTGACGTCGAACAGCAGGCGCTGCTGCTCGGCGCCGGGCAGATGGCGCACCGCGGCGGTGGCCGCATCCACTGCATGCGCGTGGTACAGCCCGATCACGGCCGCCAGCACCAGGCCGATGGTCAGCAGCAACTGGAACATTGCCGCGCCACGCCCACGTCGTTCCGGGCTGAGCACTTCGGCCAGGTAGAGCGGCACGACGACACCGATCAGGCCGCCACTGATGCCCTGCAGCAGGCGCCCCATCAACAGCGCGCCATAGCCATCGGACAATGCCATCACCGGAATGCTCGCGGTGAACAGCACGCCGGCCAGCAGCATCGCGCCACGGCGGCCGATCAGGTCGGCGACCATCCCGGCGAACAGCGAGGACAGCACACTGCCCAGCAGCACCGCGGCGACCACGAAACCCAGCTGCTGGCTGGTCAGGTGCCAGCTCGCGGTGGCGGTGGCCTCCAGATAGGGCAGGGCGCCGGCGATGATGCCGATGTCGATGCCGTAGAGCAGCCCGCCCATGCCACCGATGAACAACAGATAGCGTACCGGCCAGCGTGGCGCGGAAGCGCCGGCGTGCACGGGCATGGCTGCGGAAACGTCGTTCATCGTGCCGGTCCTGTCTGCTGCTGCGTGCGCCATGGCGGCGCGGGAGTCCACGCTCAGTCGAGCGCGATGTCGTCGCCTTCCACCACCACGCCGCGCACGCGCAGGTCGTGGTCGAGCACCACCAGGTCCGCCCAGGCACCGGTCGCGATACGGCCGCGGTCGTCGATGCCGAGGTAGTCGGCCGGGTAGCGCGACAGCCGGTTGGAGGCATCGGCGATGTCCAGGCCGAGCGAGACGAGATTGCGCAGCGCCTGGTCCATGGTCAGCGCGCTGCCGGCCAGCGAGCCGCTCGACAGCCGCACGCAGCCCAGGCACTTGTGCACGCGCTGCACGCCGAGCGCGTACTCGCCATCGGGCATGCCGGTAGCGGCGGTCGCATCAGTGACGCAGTACAGGCGCGGGATCGCGCGCAGCGCGGTGCGGATCGCGCCGGGATGCACGTGCTGCAGATCGGGAATGAGTTCGGCGTACTGCGCATGCGCGAGTGCGGCGGTGGCGATGCCCGGGTGGTAGTGGTCCACGCCGGTCATGCCGTTGAAGAGATGGGTGAAGCCGGCCGCACCGGCGTTCAATGCGGCCACGCCGTCTTCATAGCTGCCGGCGCTGTGACCGAGCTGCACGCGGATGCCGAGCGTGCTCAGGGCAGGAATCAGCGCGAGGTGCTGGCCGATTTCCGGGGCGAGGGTCAGCACCTTGATCGGGGCGATCGCGTGCAGGCGCTTAACGTCGGCCAGGGTGGCCTCGACCACCAATGGTGGCTGCGCGCCCAGGCGCTGCGCGCTGATGAAGGGGCCTTCCAGGTGGACGCCGAGCACGCGCGCCATGCCGGGTTCGCGCGTGGCGATCGCAGCGGACAGGCCTTCAAGCGCGCGCGTGATGTCGTCTTCCTGCGCGGTCATGGTGGTGCCCAGCAGCGCGGTGGTGCCATGCCGGGCGTGCGCGCGGGCCACCGTCTGCGCGGTCGTGCCGCCCTGCATGATGTCCACCCCGGCCCCGCCATGCACATGCAGGTCGATGAAGCCGGGCAGGATCAGCGGCACCTCCGCATCGTCGCGCGGGTCGGCGTGCGCGGCATCGATGGCAGTGATGCGCTGGTCGAAATGGAGATCGCCGCGGACCCAACCGGTGTCGGTGAGCAGGCGGCCGTGCAGGGAGCGGGACTCGGTCAAGGCGGGGACTCGGCGATGATCACTTCGACGCCCAGCCGCTGCAGCCCTTCCAGGTACTCGGGCTCGATGCTGGCGTCGGTGATGATGGTATGGACCTGGTCCAGCCGCGCGATGCGGTGCAGGCTGACCCGGCCGAACTTGGAGGCATCGGTCAGCACCACGATGCGGCGCGCGCGCTCGACCATGCGGTGGTTGAGGCTGGCTTCGGCCTCGTGGTGGGTGGTCAGGCCGAACTGCAGGTCCAGGCCGTCCACGCCGAGGAACAACGTGTCGAAGCTGTAGGTGTTGAGGCTGGCCTCGGCCTGGCTGCCATGCAGCGACAGCGACTGCTTGCGCAGCAGCCCGCCGGTGAGCAGCAGCTCCACGCCGGGCGCATTGGCCAGCTCCCAGGCGATGTTGAGCCCGTTGGTCATCACCGTGACATCGCGATGCCCGCGCAGGTGCCGCGCCAGGGTCATCGTGGTCGAGCCGGAATCGATGATGATGTTGTCGCCGGCCTTGACCAGCTTGGCCGCCTCGATACCGATGCGGTCCTTCATCGGCAGGTTCAGCGCATCCTTCTCGTGGATGTCCTGTTCCTGCGGCGGCGTGCGCACCAGCGTGGCGCCCCCGTGGGTGCGCGTGGCCAGCCCCTGCGACTCGATGTGGGTCAGGTCGGCGCGGATCGTCACTGCCGACACCGCAAAGCGCTCCACCAGCTCGCTGACCTGCACGTTGCCGTGCTCGACCAGGGTCTGGAGGATCTGCTGGCGGCGCTGCCGGGTGTTTCGCATGGGGGCGATTCCGTTCGAAAGGGAAAGCCGAAGCTTACCGTTCCGAAAGCTCCTTGGCCTGCCGGGTTTCGTTATTCGGGCTTGAGAGGTTGCGATTGCAGGCCCGGGCATACTCGGCCAAGCGCAGCGCGACCTTGTGCTGGATCAGCGCCAGCGGCTCGGGCTGCAGCTCGCCGGCTTCGATCGCCTTGAGCTGTTCGGGCATGAACTGGCTGAGCAGCATCTGCGGCGGCGCGTGCGCGGTGAGATTGGCGATGAGCGTATCCAGCGCGGCCTGCACCGCCGGCTCGCCCCAGTAATAGCGGCTGCGGTCGCTGAGCGAGTACGCGCGCAGCAGGCGCAGTTCGTGTTCGTCGCCCTGGTAGTAGCTGCGCCAGCTGCCGGGTTTGTCGACCATGCAGCGGTCCAGCACCTCGATCAGCTGCGAGTGCTGCGTGGCCGGCAGCAGCTCGCGCTCGATCATCGCCAGGGCGAACACCGCTTCGCGGAAGGCATAGGTTGCCGCCGGGCCGACTTTCAGGATCGCGAAGTGATCGCGGACCAACGCGTGCAGGCCAGCTTCGGTCTGGTAATCGGTGGAGTGTGCTTCGAACACGATGCGCGGCTGCTGTTCGACGAAGGCCGACAGGTCCGCGGCGGCGGCAGGGTCGTAGTAGTGCACGCTGCTGTGGTCGAAATCCACGCCGGGCTGCACCACCATCGCGATCACGCGCTCCCAGGCGGGCAGCAGGTCCGGGGCGGAAAATGCTTCGCGGTGGATGGCCAGGGTGGTGGCCGCGGCCGCCGGCGTCGTCACCTGCAGGCCACCGGCCAGCGAGGCCTCACCGCCGGGAATCGGCACTTCGGTGCCGATCACGTAGACCGGCGGCGGCAGCCCGTGCTCGGCAGCGGTGCGCTCGGCAATCCGCGCCAGTTCGGCCGAGCGCGCCGCGACGATGGCGTCCGGCAACGGCGTGGGGTCATCGGCGCAGGACATGCTGCAGTCCAGGTGGATCTTGTGGAAACCGGCGGCCACATAGGCGGCGATCAGCTCGCGGGCGTTGGCCATTGCGGCCGCTGCGGGGCCTTTCTGCCAGGCATTCGGACCGAGGTGGTCGCCGCCGAGCACCAGCCGCTCGGCCGGGAAGCCCGCATCGCGCGCCAGCCGCAGCACGTAGTCGCGGTACTGCGGTGGGGTCATACCGGTATAGCCGCCGAACTGATCGACCTGGTTGGAGGTCGCCTCGATCAGCAGCAGGGTGTCGTAACGCTGCGCCACCTGCATCGCCGCCAGCAACACCTGCGCGTTGCTGCAGCAGACGCTGTACAGCCCGACGGGGGCGCCCTGGCGATGGGCGGCGATCAACGATTGGACGGCGGACATGGCAACTCCAGTAACAGCGGTGTTCAGGGGGAGGGATGGTGCTGACGCGCGAGCAGGGCGGCGCCCCGCGCACCGCCGGCATCGCCGAAGGTGGGCGGCAGGATCGGCGGCACGCGCACGCCGGTGAACAGGTACGGCGCGATCGCGGCCGGCAGATCGCGATACAGCTGCTCCAGCTTGGACAGCCCACCGCCGAGCACGATCACGTGCGGATCGAGTGCGAGAATCAGGCTGGCGAAGCTGTAGCCGAGCAGGTCGCGGTGGATGTCCAGCGCCTGCTGCGCGATCGCATCGCCGGCCTGCGCGCGTGCGACCACCTCGGCAGCATCCAGCGCTGTACCACCGCGCCGCGCATGGATCATCGCCAGGCCGCTGCCGGACACGTACCGCTCCAGGC contains the following coding sequences:
- the bioB gene encoding biotin synthase BioB, with translation MASVIRHDWHREEVLALFALPFPVLLHRAASVHREQFDPADVQISTLLSVKTGGCPEDCAYCPQAQRYSTGVDAQKLMATDEVVAKARQAKAAGASRFCMGAAWRSPKDRDIPKVAAMIREVKALGLETCATLGMLSGEQATALREAGLDYYNHNLDTAPDYYDSIIHTRQYQDRLDTLAHVRDAGLKTCCGGIVGMGETREHRAGLLLALATLPAHPDSVPINRLVQVAGTPLHGTAALDPFEFVRMIAVARIIMPRSMVRLSAGREAMSDELQALCFLAGANSIFHGEKLLTTGNPDTERDLSLFERLGLRPMAVTVDATGHDHPGTVHADITAGGSCGQAA
- a CDS encoding ComF family protein, whose protein sequence is MILSKVYGALGWLGWQILPLRCLVCDCPGEDGMDLCRACHRALPWNDRACRRCALPLAVDDPGDADGDHCERCVDDCPRQAAASAAFLYAPPIDRLLIRFKFHQDLAAGRLLSQLMLQRVPSFLAGPLQPMPLHRRRLRQRGYNQALELSKPLARGLCCPLWNGLQRTRQTAAQSTLDADARRSNLRDAFAVRGHPPAGLTIVDDVMTTGATTDAALRALQYAGAGPMQVWVCARVP
- a CDS encoding HdeD family acid-resistance protein; this encodes MNLPPDSRTSPLLTVIGRSWWVLMLYGVVAVVFGLIAITRPLSAATALAWAIGVMALVEGLISLFALFGRSGVPRGWLLVYALASLVFGVLAVLNPLATASVLILLLAAWLIVAGLYRIVFAVRVRKEIQGEWLLIVSGVLAIVLGAVMVANPMAGIAVTTLWIGIGSLLYGVLQIVVAWRIRRLR
- a CDS encoding MFS transporter, which gives rise to MNDVSAAMPVHAGASAPRWPVRYLLFIGGMGGLLYGIDIGIIAGALPYLEATATASWHLTSQQLGFVVAAVLLGSVLSSLFAGMVADLIGRRGAMLLAGVLFTASIPVMALSDGYGALLMGRLLQGISGGLIGVVVPLYLAEVLSPERRGRGAAMFQLLLTIGLVLAAVIGLYHAHAVDAATAAVRHLPGAEQQRLLFDVKDHAWRTIFWSCLLPGLVFTGGVLLISESPRWLVRRGRIDKARRALQRTVAADEVEPTLQRMQAPEEMQTGRNGKRDPLLSRRYVWPFVLACLVLAFTQATGINSVLAYAVNILNQAGLPGSVANGADVAIKLLNAVMTVVALLLVDRKGRKFLLMLGSGGITLSLLAAALLFVQSERGRLDVQAALQQQVSGTTLSLPLDAAQWQRLDGNAGTAPQQLTVSYAYGGFSNVRSLRSDNPIDATLQIRREDAVSADSVIGRFFRTLHLNPFPDPAQAANAPLVIERAVIGPVPSPTHGWLVAGCILLFVAFFAVGPGVCVWLALSELMPTRIRSNGMSIALLINQFVSTVIAAIFLPTVGHHGYASMFFFWAGCTLLYFLIAAFWLPETKGKSLEQIEANFR
- the nagA gene encoding N-acetylglucosamine-6-phosphate deacetylase — encoded protein: MTESRSLHGRLLTDTGWVRGDLHFDQRITAIDAAHADPRDDAEVPLILPGFIDLHVHGGAGVDIMQGGTTAQTVARAHARHGTTALLGTTMTAQEDDITRALEGLSAAIATREPGMARVLGVHLEGPFISAQRLGAQPPLVVEATLADVKRLHAIAPIKVLTLAPEIGQHLALIPALSTLGIRVQLGHSAGSYEDGVAALNAGAAGFTHLFNGMTGVDHYHPGIATAALAHAQYAELIPDLQHVHPGAIRTALRAIPRLYCVTDATAATGMPDGEYALGVQRVHKCLGCVRLSSGSLAGSALTMDQALRNLVSLGLDIADASNRLSRYPADYLGIDDRGRIATGAWADLVVLDHDLRVRGVVVEGDDIALD
- a CDS encoding DeoR family transcriptional regulator, with product MRNTRQRRQQILQTLVEHGNVQVSELVERFAVSAVTIRADLTHIESQGLATRTHGGATLVRTPPQEQDIHEKDALNLPMKDRIGIEAAKLVKAGDNIIIDSGSTTMTLARHLRGHRDVTVMTNGLNIAWELANAPGVELLLTGGLLRKQSLSLHGSQAEASLNTYSFDTLFLGVDGLDLQFGLTTHHEAEASLNHRMVERARRIVVLTDASKFGRVSLHRIARLDQVHTIITDASIEPEYLEGLQRLGVEVIIAESPP
- a CDS encoding D-tagatose-bisphosphate aldolase, class II, non-catalytic subunit, encoding MSAVQSLIAAHRQGAPVGLYSVCCSNAQVLLAAMQVAQRYDTLLLIEATSNQVDQFGGYTGMTPPQYRDYVLRLARDAGFPAERLVLGGDHLGPNAWQKGPAAAAMANARELIAAYVAAGFHKIHLDCSMSCADDPTPLPDAIVAARSAELARIAERTAAEHGLPPPVYVIGTEVPIPGGEASLAGGLQVTTPAAAATTLAIHREAFSAPDLLPAWERVIAMVVQPGVDFDHSSVHYYDPAAAADLSAFVEQQPRIVFEAHSTDYQTEAGLHALVRDHFAILKVGPAATYAFREAVFALAMIERELLPATQHSQLIEVLDRCMVDKPGSWRSYYQGDEHELRLLRAYSLSDRSRYYWGEPAVQAALDTLIANLTAHAPPQMLLSQFMPEQLKAIEAGELQPEPLALIQHKVALRLAEYARACNRNLSSPNNETRQAKELSER